The following proteins are co-located in the Phragmites australis chromosome 10, lpPhrAust1.1, whole genome shotgun sequence genome:
- the LOC133930832 gene encoding GDSL esterase/lipase At5g45910-like, with translation MRSCHRMAAAVLLTLLCSSWVLAAAAAQKYNAIFNFGDSITDTGNLCTNGKPSQITFTQPPYGETYFGTPTCRCCNGRVIVDFLSSKFGLPFLPPSKSTTADFKKGANMAITGATAMDADFFRSLGLSDKIWNNGPISFQLQWFQQITSSVCGQKCKSYLANSLFVFGEFGGNDYNAMLFGNYNADQASTYTPTIVNTISNGIEKLIAMGATDIVVPGVLPIGCFPIYLTIYGTSNSGDYDSLGCLKKFNDLSTNHNNQLQTKIANLQAKYKSARIMYADFYSGVYDMVKNPQNYGFSTAFEACCGSGGGKYNYQNSARCGMAGASACSNPAASLSWDGIHLTEAAYKQITDGWLNGPYCRPAILHS, from the exons ATGAGGAGCTGCCATcgaatggcggcggcggtgctgctGACGCTGCTCTGCTCGTCGTGGGtgctcgcggcggcggcggcgcagaagTACAATGCCATATTCAACTTCGGCGACTCCATCACGGACACCGGCAACCTGTGCACCAACGGCAAGCCGTCGCAGATCACCTTCACCCAGCCGCCCTACGGCGAGACCTACTTCGGCACTCCGACCTGCCGTTGCTGCAACGGCCGCGTCATCGTCGACTTCCTAA GCAGCAAGTTCGGACTGCCCTTCCTGCCTCCGTCCAAGTCGACCACCGCAGACTTCAAGAAGGGCGCGAACATGGCGATTACGGGCGCGACGGCCATGGACGCCGACTTCTTCCGGTCGCTGGGGCTCTCCGACAAGATCTGGAACAACGGGCCCATCAGCTTCCAGCTGCAGTGGTTCCAGCAGATCACCAGCTCCGTCTGCGGACAGA AGTGCAAGAGCTACCTGGCCAACTCCCTGTTCGTGTTCGGCGAGTTCGGCGGCAACGACTACAATGCCATGCTCTTCGGCAACTACAACGCCGATCAGGCCAGCACCTACACGCCCACCATCGTCAACACCATCTCCAACGGCATCGAG AAATTGATTGCGATGGGGGCAACGGACATCGTGGTGCCGGGCGTGCTGCCGATCGGGTGCTTCCCCATCTACCTGACCATCTACGGCACCTCCAACAGCGGCGACTACGACAGCCTCGGCTGCCTCAAGAAGTTCAACGACCTGTCCACGAACCACAACAACCAGCTCCAGACCAAGATCGCCAACCTCCAGGCCAAGTACAAGTCGGCGCGCATCATGTACGCCGACTTCTACTCCGGCGTCTACGACATGGTCAAGAACCCCCAGAACTACG GTTTCAGCACGGCGTTCGAGGCGTGCTGCGGGTCCGGCGGCGGCAAGTACAACTACCAGAACAGCGCGCGGTGCGGCATGGCGGGCGCCTCCGCGTGCTCCAACCCGGCGGCGTCGCTGAGCTGGGACGGCATCCACCTCACCGAGGCCGCGTACAAGCAGATCACCGACGGGTGGCTCAACGGGCCATACTGCCGCCCGGCCATCCTCCACAGCTAA